One segment of Allorhodopirellula heiligendammensis DNA contains the following:
- a CDS encoding sulfatase-like hydrolase/transferase, producing the protein MKPLALFVALALLSVSDAPPVIAAEDTRPNILFVFADDWGWGDLSCHGHPYVKTPNIDRLAKEGTDFTRFTVASGVCSPSRTAVMTGHFPARYNIDGHFAWVPSNAKRNMPDWLDPSSVTLPRLLQQSGYATAHFGKWHLSNNMIPDSPLPSEYGYDEYGAFNCAGEQMPVHEDAQHTIAFIEKCEREGKPFFVNLWVHEPHTPFHTVPKYEWRFRDMESAPDAIYASVLSHADDRIGDVLNTLDRLEIADDTLVIFSSDNGPARAGGNAEPTLMYDTATGAGWGTGASKGITAGRKGHKAALYEGGINVPFIARWPGKIAPGAIDDSSLISAVDLLPTFCEIAGAELPEGYQPDGISQLAALTGSPSEVREKPLFWKMKGTWPIRKAAPYHWVAYAIVDQNWKLLANEDLSYFELYDIAQDPYEKTDLKSSESVATDVLLAKLKQWKSTLPSQPSGSVFSTERDNPK; encoded by the coding sequence ATGAAACCCCTTGCACTGTTCGTCGCCTTGGCATTGTTGTCGGTAAGTGACGCCCCCCCCGTAATTGCTGCCGAAGATACCCGGCCTAATATCCTGTTCGTTTTTGCCGACGATTGGGGATGGGGTGATCTCAGTTGCCATGGCCACCCCTATGTGAAGACACCGAATATCGATCGGCTGGCCAAAGAAGGCACCGACTTCACTCGCTTCACGGTCGCGAGCGGGGTTTGCTCACCCAGTCGCACGGCAGTGATGACAGGACACTTCCCAGCTCGCTACAACATCGACGGGCACTTTGCGTGGGTGCCGAGCAATGCGAAACGGAATATGCCCGACTGGTTGGACCCGAGCTCGGTGACGCTACCGCGATTATTGCAGCAGTCAGGCTACGCAACGGCCCACTTCGGTAAGTGGCACCTTTCTAACAATATGATTCCCGATTCGCCGCTGCCCAGCGAATACGGCTACGACGAGTACGGAGCATTCAATTGCGCTGGCGAGCAGATGCCGGTGCACGAAGACGCCCAGCATACCATTGCATTTATTGAAAAGTGCGAGCGGGAGGGAAAACCATTCTTCGTCAACCTGTGGGTGCATGAGCCACATACGCCCTTTCATACCGTGCCAAAATACGAATGGCGTTTTCGTGACATGGAGAGTGCGCCCGATGCGATTTATGCATCGGTATTGTCTCACGCGGACGATCGCATCGGAGACGTGCTCAATACACTCGATCGCCTCGAGATTGCCGACGACACGCTCGTAATCTTCAGCAGTGATAATGGACCGGCGAGAGCGGGCGGCAATGCGGAACCGACCTTGATGTACGACACCGCCACGGGCGCCGGCTGGGGAACCGGTGCTTCCAAAGGTATCACCGCCGGCAGAAAAGGTCACAAAGCGGCTTTGTATGAAGGTGGAATCAACGTGCCCTTCATCGCTCGTTGGCCTGGAAAAATTGCGCCGGGCGCAATCGATGACTCTTCACTGATTTCGGCTGTTGACTTACTGCCGACATTCTGCGAGATCGCCGGTGCTGAGCTTCCCGAAGGCTACCAGCCCGATGGGATCAGTCAGCTCGCCGCGCTCACAGGAAGTCCTTCGGAGGTTCGCGAAAAGCCCTTGTTTTGGAAGATGAAAGGAACATGGCCCATACGCAAAGCAGCGCCCTATCACTGGGTCGCTTACGCCATCGTTGATCAGAACTGGAAACTACTCGCTAACGAGGACCTGAGCTATTTCGAGCTCTACGATATCGCGCAAGATCCCTACGAGAAAACAGATCTCAAGTCCAGTGAGTCCGTAGCCACGGATGTGCTCCTTGCGAAGCTCAAACAGTGGAAATCCACGCTTCCATCGCAGCCCAGCGGAAGCGTGTTCTCGACTGAGCGAGATAACCCGAAATAG
- a CDS encoding alpha/beta hydrolase, producing MPIAIRETTNWFGGVVVCLILMGAIASAQSSAGTDGSENLSQLAQETPIAQVARVDEFPGEKSDCEGFDRYEIRTSQGTISVVCPHHPAPGKPWMWRSMFWGVGANATKRVARGDLKLVEQGYYVVIAPGDVAGHPRGNPIIDAAYQMLTQEYGFSKTLSMASMSRENLALFRWAAANPEKVESIYVDNGVCNVKSWPGGKLVPGNDSVADGDPRSWAGMKHAYDFETDEELLAAKVSPIDLLEPLAKAGVPILMVCGTKDTTVPYEENGALMKERYERLGGDITIIFEEKGHHPHGLADPTPVVSFIQTMRSRHQQ from the coding sequence ATGCCGATAGCAATACGAGAGACGACGAATTGGTTTGGAGGCGTGGTGGTCTGCTTGATCCTCATGGGGGCAATCGCGTCTGCCCAATCCAGTGCAGGTACGGATGGCAGTGAAAACCTCAGCCAACTCGCACAGGAGACACCTATTGCTCAGGTGGCGCGGGTGGATGAGTTTCCCGGGGAAAAGTCCGATTGTGAAGGTTTCGACCGGTATGAAATTCGTACCTCGCAGGGCACTATCTCGGTGGTATGTCCCCACCATCCTGCACCCGGCAAACCCTGGATGTGGCGTAGTATGTTCTGGGGAGTCGGCGCGAACGCGACAAAGCGTGTGGCCCGCGGTGACCTGAAATTGGTTGAGCAGGGCTATTATGTTGTGATCGCACCGGGAGATGTTGCTGGTCATCCGAGGGGCAACCCGATCATTGATGCCGCCTATCAAATGCTCACGCAGGAATACGGGTTTTCCAAGACGCTTTCGATGGCCTCGATGAGTCGGGAGAATCTGGCTCTGTTTCGTTGGGCCGCCGCCAATCCGGAAAAGGTAGAGAGCATCTACGTTGACAACGGAGTGTGCAACGTCAAGAGTTGGCCGGGAGGTAAACTCGTGCCTGGTAACGACTCCGTTGCGGATGGGGACCCGAGATCGTGGGCGGGAATGAAACACGCTTATGATTTCGAGACTGACGAAGAACTGCTCGCGGCAAAGGTGAGCCCCATCGATCTGCTTGAGCCGCTGGCCAAGGCAGGCGTTCCGATACTGATGGTCTGCGGCACCAAGGATACCACGGTGCCGTACGAAGAAAATGGAGCACTCATGAAGGAACGCTACGAGAGGCTCGGCGGTGATATCACCATCATCTTTGAAGAGAAAGGGCACCATCCCCATGGGCTAGCTGATCCGACTCCGGTCGTGAGTTTTATTCAAACGATGCGTTCACGCCATCAGCAGTGA
- a CDS encoding ThuA domain-containing protein, translating into MKKFGIFNPPRRQARSLLGLITTLIAMLLGASSVAFAVEKPHVVLVVGTLHYSPELSMPLLAEELERFGFRTTVVMGTGDPEKKRENVLPGIEVLADADLAIFFMRFLQLPDEQWQPIEDYVRSGKPVIGLRTANHSFKYPAKHPRFSWNDDFGRRVLGTPYVVHQSSATKIQVNEDARLHPVMTNVLKSHWTSPGTLYLTHFEEGCIPLVTGTGTGRPRELKKSFGVIQTKQSETDTVAWVWQNEWGGKVFGTTFGHPGDFAEEAVVRMIVNAACWAVELPLPGADVEMTTWEIERADK; encoded by the coding sequence ATGAAAAAATTTGGCATATTTAATCCTCCGCGTCGGCAGGCTCGCAGTCTGCTGGGGCTGATCACAACGCTCATCGCCATGTTGTTGGGTGCATCCAGCGTGGCGTTCGCGGTAGAGAAACCGCACGTTGTCCTGGTGGTGGGGACACTGCACTACTCACCGGAATTGAGCATGCCGCTGCTGGCGGAGGAGTTGGAACGATTCGGATTTCGCACGACGGTCGTGATGGGGACCGGTGATCCTGAGAAGAAGAGGGAGAACGTTCTGCCCGGCATCGAGGTATTGGCAGACGCCGATCTGGCAATCTTCTTCATGAGGTTTCTCCAACTCCCCGATGAGCAATGGCAGCCAATCGAAGACTATGTCAGATCCGGAAAGCCTGTGATCGGATTGCGTACGGCAAATCACTCGTTCAAGTATCCAGCGAAACATCCGCGATTCAGCTGGAACGATGACTTTGGGCGACGCGTTCTTGGTACCCCGTACGTCGTCCACCAGTCCAGCGCAACCAAGATTCAGGTGAACGAAGACGCTCGCCTTCATCCGGTCATGACAAACGTATTGAAGTCGCATTGGACATCGCCGGGGACGTTGTATTTAACACATTTCGAAGAAGGCTGTATTCCGCTCGTAACAGGCACCGGGACTGGCCGACCACGCGAGTTGAAAAAATCATTCGGGGTTATCCAGACGAAGCAATCGGAGACGGATACCGTCGCGTGGGTGTGGCAGAACGAGTGGGGCGGGAAAGTCTTCGGAACGACGTTTGGTCACCCCGGCGATTTCGCTGAAGAAGCAGTTGTCAGGATGATCGTCAACGCTGCGTGCTGGGCGGTTGAACTCCCACTGCCTGGCGCGGACGTTGAGATGACGACTTGGGAAATCGAGCGGGCCGACAAGTAG